The genomic DNA TTTTCCCTGCACCCGACATCCCCGTTATAATCACCATTTGTGTATCTTGTGTCGCTCCAGTACTCATAAAAATTCCTCCTTAGCTAGGATCAAGACGATATTGAATTAACTGAAAATCGGTTGTATATGTAAAAGTGCCATAGATGATTCCTTGACCGTGGATCATGTAGTCCAATATATGATAATCTCCTTCTGCCATCGGTAAATCTTTAATCTGATGAAAGTCATGCCAAGCAAGCTTTCCTTCCTCTGACTCATCCAGATTGATTCCATCAGCTTCTGTTCCAAAAAAGGTGAACATCATCCACTCAGAAACGACTTGGTCTCCATCTCTCATGATAAATGTAAAAATGCCCTTAATATTGGGGTTTCTCAAGTAAATACCGGTCTCTTCACGGTACTCTCGAATACAGCAGTCTCTCACTGATTCACCAGGCTCCATCTTTCCACCGGGAGCCACCCACCAGCCACGTCTAGGCTTTTGGAGCAGCAAGACTTTATTATCCTTTACCAATACACAATTTGTCACTCGTTGCACGCTTCAATCACCTCAGGGACTAGAATTAACGACTTTTATTCTTACTATTATACTATTTTTACAATGGGCTCACAATGAATAGGAAATGGACAAATATAAAAAAAGAGCACAGGACATGTTCCTGTGCCAAAGATATATATCTTAAAAGGGGGTCAATTTCAATTCTTATTCTACACGAACAATGTTTCACTACTGTTACAGTATAATTAATTGGAGATTACGTTTTGTAAAAAATAGGTGAAGCAATGCACCAAATATTTTATGAAGAAAAAAGCTAACCCCAAAAGGCTAGCTTTTCCTATGTTATGCTTTTTGCTTTAATGATTCCATTAGTTCTTCTACATAGTGTTGCGCAGCTTGAGCGGCGATACTTCCGTCACCTGTTGCGGTAACGATTTGACGAAGTGTTTTTTCGCGGATATCACCAGCGGCGAAAATACCAGGAACTTTTGTTTCCATACGGTCATTGGTTTCAATGTATCCGTCACTGTTCGTAATTCCAAGGTTCGCGAACGGCTTAGATAGAGGAACCATTCCGATGTAGATGAATACGCCATCTGCTTGGAATTCCCGCTCTGCCCCATCTTGTGTTGAAACAAGAGTGACACTACCTACCTTGCCGTCCTTATCATTGATCTGCTTCACTGTGTGATTCCAAATGAAATCAATTTTTTCATTGTCAAACGCACGTTGCTGAAGAATTTTTTGGGCACGAAGCTCGTCACGACGGTGAACGATTGTTACTTTAGAAGCGAAGCGTGTTAAGTACACTCCTTCTTCCACCGCAGAGTCTCCTCCACCAACAACGACAAGTTCTTTCCCTTTGAAAAAGGCGCCATCACAAACCGCACAGTAAGAAACCCCACGGCCTCCAAGCTCTTTTTCACCAGGAACGCCAATTTTCTTATATTCAGCACCAGTTGTAATAATCACTGCACGAGCTTTGTACTGCTTTGAACCAGCTACAACCGTCTTATACTCTTCACCATCAATGACTTCTTTTATATCGCCATATGCGTACTCAGCACCAAACTTTTTCGCGTGATCAAACATTTTTGTAGAAAGCTCAGGTCCTAATATATGGTCAAAACCTGGATAGTTTTCAACCTCTTCTGTGTTGGCCATTTGTCCGCCTGGCACACCGCGCTCGATCATTAATGTTGAAAGATTTGCACGTGATGTATACACAGCAGCCGTCATTCCAGCAGGACCAGCACCAGCGATAATGACATCATAAATTTTTTCTTCAGACACGTTTTATTCACTCCTTTTAAAAAAAGAAAACAATACTTGTATTAGTATTTCCTTGTTACTCTTATCCTATAAAACAAAGTGAGTGGAGTCCAAATATATGCTCACTAAATGAGCCCTTTTACAATTTTGACATATTTTTGGAGGGTGGAGCTGGATAAACTGTACAG from Robertmurraya sp. FSL R5-0851 includes the following:
- a CDS encoding NUDIX hydrolase gives rise to the protein MQRVTNCVLVKDNKVLLLQKPRRGWWVAPGGKMEPGESVRDCCIREYREETGIYLRNPNIKGIFTFIMRDGDQVVSEWMMFTFFGTEADGINLDESEEGKLAWHDFHQIKDLPMAEGDYHILDYMIHGQGIIYGTFTYTTDFQLIQYRLDPS
- the trxB gene encoding thioredoxin-disulfide reductase, whose amino-acid sequence is MSEEKIYDVIIAGAGPAGMTAAVYTSRANLSTLMIERGVPGGQMANTEEVENYPGFDHILGPELSTKMFDHAKKFGAEYAYGDIKEVIDGEEYKTVVAGSKQYKARAVIITTGAEYKKIGVPGEKELGGRGVSYCAVCDGAFFKGKELVVVGGGDSAVEEGVYLTRFASKVTIVHRRDELRAQKILQQRAFDNEKIDFIWNHTVKQINDKDGKVGSVTLVSTQDGAEREFQADGVFIYIGMVPLSKPFANLGITNSDGYIETNDRMETKVPGIFAAGDIREKTLRQIVTATGDGSIAAQAAQHYVEELMESLKQKA